The following proteins are encoded in a genomic region of Saccharopolyspora antimicrobica:
- a CDS encoding oxygenase MpaB family protein, whose translation MSKPTPLGPDSLMWRYFGDWRGLLLALWAGSMQNMHPQLGAGVEQHSQFFDERWERLFRSLYPIGGVIYDGPRAEQTARQVRGYHDTIKGVDKHGRSYHALNPDTYFWAHSTFLVMPILINEHFGEPLTEEQKEQIYAEGVQWYRLYGMSMRPVPPDWPSFKAYWDRMCREVLEDNKATRDVLDISRIGKPPALRWLPAPLWKLARIPISRGFVWLTVGVYDQAIRDKLGYRWTARDERLLRLLGRALAVAWRLVPFELRYHPRARAGWHRVRGKTPADAPLVETPSRYLPPPDRRDDPKHYSPAQTG comes from the coding sequence ATGTCGAAGCCGACACCGCTCGGTCCGGACTCGCTCATGTGGCGCTACTTCGGCGACTGGCGCGGCCTGCTGCTGGCGCTGTGGGCCGGGTCGATGCAGAACATGCACCCGCAGCTGGGCGCGGGCGTCGAGCAGCACTCGCAGTTCTTCGACGAGCGCTGGGAACGGCTATTCCGGTCCCTGTACCCGATCGGCGGGGTGATCTACGACGGCCCGCGCGCCGAGCAGACCGCGCGGCAGGTGCGCGGCTACCACGACACGATCAAGGGCGTCGACAAGCACGGGCGGTCCTACCACGCGCTCAACCCGGACACCTACTTCTGGGCGCACTCGACGTTCCTGGTGATGCCCATCCTGATCAACGAGCACTTCGGCGAACCGCTCACCGAGGAGCAGAAGGAGCAGATCTACGCCGAGGGCGTGCAGTGGTACCGCCTGTACGGGATGAGCATGCGCCCGGTGCCGCCGGACTGGCCGAGCTTCAAGGCGTACTGGGACCGCATGTGCCGCGAGGTGCTGGAGGACAACAAGGCCACCCGCGACGTCCTGGACATCTCACGGATCGGCAAGCCGCCCGCGCTGCGCTGGCTGCCCGCGCCGCTGTGGAAGCTCGCCCGCATCCCGATCAGCCGCGGCTTCGTCTGGCTCACCGTCGGTGTCTACGACCAGGCCATCCGCGACAAGCTCGGCTACCGGTGGACCGCGCGCGACGAGCGGCTCCTGCGCCTGCTGGGGCGCGCGCTCGCCGTCGCCTGGCGCCTGGTGCCGTTCGAGCTGCGGTACCACCCGCGCGCCCGCGCGGGCTGGCACCGCGTGCGCGGCAAGACCCCGGCCGATGCGCCGCTGGTGGAAACCCCGTCCCGCTACCTCCCGCCGCCGGACCGCCGCGACGACCCCAAGCACTACTCGCCCGCGCAGACCGGCTGA
- a CDS encoding Gfo/Idh/MocA family protein, with product MSPIRVGVIGIGWAGQQHLAAYRDLPDVEIVAIAGKEPELLRSLGEQYGATMLFESWEKLLEVPDLDAVSIAVPTFLHAPIAIAALKRGLHVLSEKPLARNGVEGQQMVEAARSAGRVLDVVFNHRLRGDIQALGEIIGRGDLGRPYYAKASWMRRRGIPLLGSWFTNQEMSGGGPLADIGVHVLDYALFLLGEPRVLSVNAVTYSELGHRGIGGMKRETADQSVSEYEVEDFAAAFVRLEGGATLVLETSWAAFRSPDDLIDFSVLGTDGGAELKAVGATKAAVGDLHVYRDADGDIADYQPAAEPGRAHAGVVENFIDVLRDPARWPANDGSLALKRARVIDACYQSAAENKEIVVE from the coding sequence ATGAGTCCGATCCGGGTCGGCGTCATCGGCATCGGCTGGGCCGGCCAGCAGCACCTGGCCGCCTACCGCGACCTGCCGGATGTCGAGATCGTCGCGATCGCGGGCAAGGAACCGGAACTGCTGCGCTCGCTCGGCGAGCAGTACGGCGCGACGATGCTGTTCGAGAGCTGGGAGAAGCTGCTGGAGGTGCCCGACCTCGACGCGGTCAGCATCGCGGTGCCGACGTTCCTGCACGCACCGATCGCGATCGCCGCGCTCAAGCGCGGGCTGCACGTGCTCAGCGAGAAACCCTTGGCCCGCAACGGGGTCGAGGGCCAGCAGATGGTCGAGGCCGCCCGCTCCGCGGGCCGGGTGCTGGACGTGGTGTTCAACCACCGGTTGCGCGGCGACATCCAGGCGCTCGGCGAGATCATCGGGCGCGGCGATCTGGGTCGGCCGTACTACGCGAAGGCGTCGTGGATGCGCCGCCGCGGCATCCCGCTGCTGGGCAGCTGGTTCACCAACCAGGAGATGTCCGGCGGCGGCCCGCTGGCCGACATCGGCGTGCACGTCCTGGACTACGCGCTGTTCCTGCTGGGCGAGCCGCGCGTGCTGTCGGTCAACGCGGTCACCTACTCCGAGCTCGGCCACCGCGGGATCGGCGGCATGAAGCGGGAAACGGCCGACCAGAGCGTCTCCGAGTACGAGGTCGAGGACTTCGCGGCGGCGTTCGTGCGCCTGGAGGGCGGTGCGACGCTGGTGCTGGAGACCTCCTGGGCGGCGTTCCGCAGCCCGGACGACCTGATCGACTTCAGCGTCCTGGGCACCGACGGCGGCGCGGAGCTCAAAGCCGTCGGAGCGACCAAGGCAGCGGTCGGCGACCTGCACGTGTACCGCGACGCCGACGGTGACATCGCCGACTACCAGCCCGCGGCCGAGCCGGGCCGCGCGCACGCCGGAGTGGTGGAGAACTTCATCGACGTCCTCCGCGACCCGGCCCGGTGGCCCGCCAACGACGGCTCCCTCGCCCTGAAGCGAGCCCGCGTCATCGACGCCTGCTACCAGTCCGCCGCCGAGAACAAGGAGATCGTGGTCGAGTGA
- a CDS encoding TetR/AcrR family transcriptional regulator, protein MTWGGTSLKQRRSARRAKLLEVGLELLGTQGSAAVTVRSVCRHAKLTDRYFYESFADRDALLLAVYDQVAEEARAALGAAVANTEGTREAVATAAVEAFLAVLTDDPRKGRVLLLEPVTDATLSSRGAELMPVFADLIRSELDEEAAGLGARMTATALIGALTNLFIRWLDGSLPATHEQLVDYCVKLLLTATSLVDDHTT, encoded by the coding sequence ATGACGTGGGGCGGAACCAGCCTCAAGCAGCGCCGATCCGCGCGGCGGGCGAAGCTGCTCGAAGTCGGCCTGGAACTGCTGGGCACGCAGGGCAGCGCGGCCGTGACGGTCCGCTCGGTGTGCCGCCACGCCAAGCTCACCGACCGCTACTTCTACGAGAGCTTCGCCGACCGGGACGCCCTGCTGCTGGCGGTGTACGACCAGGTCGCCGAGGAGGCGCGAGCCGCACTGGGAGCAGCGGTGGCGAACACCGAGGGCACCCGGGAAGCGGTCGCGACAGCCGCGGTCGAAGCGTTCCTCGCCGTGCTCACCGACGACCCGCGCAAGGGCCGGGTGCTGCTGCTGGAACCCGTGACCGACGCGACGCTCAGCAGCCGGGGCGCCGAGCTGATGCCGGTGTTCGCCGACCTGATCCGGTCCGAACTCGACGAGGAGGCCGCCGGCCTGGGCGCGCGGATGACGGCGACGGCGCTCATTGGCGCGCTGACGAACCTCTTCATCCGCTGGCTGGACGGCAGCCTCCCCGCCACGCACGAGCAGCTGGTCGACTACTGCGTGAAACTCCTCCTCACCGCGACCTCTCTGGTCGACGACCACACGACCTAG
- a CDS encoding carbohydrate ABC transporter permease: MTTTTPTRQRRRVDQQQRRTAVWMVSPALVVMFLVAAVPIGYAVWLSLNVYSVRQADLSQFVGLTNYWHALTSPEWWAAFRQTFLFAIVSVFLEIVLGVAMALLLNLAFRGRGLLRSTLLVPYAVLTVVSAITWQAMFETNLGLVTGVLRALGLPGGEHVWLAEPGYAMTVIIVADVWKTAPFVALLVLAGLQVIPPDVYEAADLDGASRWQTFWRVTLPLLRPAIALAAIFRLLDALRIFDLPFVLTKGASGTETMSMLAYQELREGRLIGPGSALSILTFATVMVVSLVYIRFAGGNIRDVAKER; the protein is encoded by the coding sequence ATGACCACGACGACACCGACCCGGCAGCGCCGCCGGGTCGACCAGCAGCAGCGGCGCACCGCGGTGTGGATGGTCTCGCCCGCGCTGGTGGTGATGTTCCTGGTGGCCGCGGTGCCGATCGGCTACGCGGTGTGGCTGTCGCTGAACGTCTACAGCGTCCGGCAGGCCGACCTGTCCCAGTTCGTCGGGCTGACCAACTACTGGCACGCGCTGACCTCGCCGGAGTGGTGGGCGGCGTTCCGCCAGACGTTCCTCTTCGCGATCGTGTCGGTGTTCCTGGAGATCGTGCTCGGCGTCGCGATGGCCCTGCTGCTCAACCTGGCCTTCCGCGGGCGGGGTCTGCTGCGCTCCACGCTGCTGGTCCCCTACGCCGTGCTCACGGTGGTCTCGGCGATCACCTGGCAGGCGATGTTCGAGACCAACCTCGGCCTCGTCACCGGCGTGCTGCGCGCGCTCGGCCTGCCCGGCGGCGAGCACGTGTGGCTGGCCGAACCCGGCTACGCGATGACGGTGATCATCGTCGCCGACGTGTGGAAGACGGCACCGTTCGTGGCGCTGCTCGTGCTGGCCGGGCTGCAGGTCATCCCACCCGACGTCTACGAGGCCGCCGACCTGGACGGGGCGAGCCGCTGGCAGACCTTCTGGCGGGTCACGCTGCCGCTGCTGCGCCCGGCGATCGCGCTGGCCGCGATCTTCCGGTTGCTGGACGCGCTGCGCATCTTCGACCTGCCGTTCGTGCTGACCAAGGGAGCCAGCGGCACCGAGACCATGTCCATGCTCGCCTACCAGGAACTGCGCGAGGGACGGCTGATCGGCCCCGGCTCGGCGCTGTCGATCCTGACCTTCGCCACGGTGATGGTGGTGTCGCTGGTCTACATCCGCTTCGCGGGCGGCAACATCCGCGACGTCGCGAAGGAGCGCTGA
- a CDS encoding DUF5655 domain-containing protein, which yields MVNRSPGDMMAAVTESMRERTGRSLEEWVRLVQAEGPDPLDQKAVRGWLKEQHGIPQNSQWAIADAAARAAGWERPTVEDYIDGQYEGVKAALRPIFDRVRELAEALGDVAVEGRSTYTPFVRARQFAAVAATKTRVDLGLRFVEAPDSPRLKPSKGPGQSTHKIALTTSDDVDAEVESLLEAAYGQNG from the coding sequence ATGGTGAACAGGTCTCCCGGCGACATGATGGCCGCCGTGACCGAGAGCATGCGGGAACGGACCGGCAGGTCGCTGGAGGAGTGGGTGCGGCTCGTCCAAGCCGAAGGGCCCGATCCGCTCGACCAGAAGGCCGTGCGCGGCTGGCTCAAGGAGCAGCACGGCATCCCGCAGAACTCGCAGTGGGCGATCGCGGACGCCGCCGCTCGGGCCGCGGGCTGGGAGCGGCCGACGGTCGAGGACTACATCGACGGCCAGTACGAGGGCGTGAAGGCTGCACTGCGGCCGATCTTCGACCGGGTCCGCGAACTGGCCGAGGCCCTCGGCGACGTCGCGGTGGAGGGCCGGAGCACCTACACGCCGTTCGTCCGCGCTCGCCAGTTTGCCGCGGTCGCCGCCACCAAGACCCGGGTGGACCTCGGGCTCCGCTTCGTGGAGGCGCCGGACTCACCCCGGCTGAAGCCGTCCAAGGGGCCCGGCCAGTCGACCCACAAGATCGCCCTGACCACCTCTGACGACGTCGACGCGGAGGTCGAATCGCTCCTCGAAGCAGCCTACGGCCAGAACGGCTGA
- a CDS encoding carbohydrate ABC transporter permease codes for MLASLVPFYWLINTSLKTGAELSSGSLFPTAPSLQNYLEVLQDGKFLTALGNSVIVGVVTTSLALLLASFAAYALARLALPRKGLILAAVLSVTTFPVIAIAAPMFKIWSDLGIYDTLPGLIIPKLTFALPMAIFVLTSFFREIPFELEESALIDGATPFQAFRKVILPLAVPGIATTAILVFISVWNEFLLAVTLTSTPTSRTVPVAIAFFAGTNEFEQPIGTISAASVIVTLPLLLLVLLFQKRIVAGLTAGAIKG; via the coding sequence ATGCTGGCCTCGCTGGTGCCGTTCTACTGGCTGATCAACACCTCGCTGAAGACCGGCGCCGAGCTCTCCTCGGGCAGCCTGTTCCCCACCGCGCCATCGCTGCAGAACTACCTCGAAGTGCTGCAGGACGGGAAGTTCCTGACCGCGCTGGGCAATTCGGTGATCGTCGGCGTGGTCACCACCTCGCTGGCGCTGCTGCTGGCGTCGTTCGCCGCCTACGCGCTGGCACGGCTCGCGCTGCCCCGCAAGGGCCTGATCCTCGCGGCGGTGCTGTCGGTGACCACGTTCCCGGTCATCGCGATCGCGGCGCCGATGTTCAAGATCTGGAGCGACCTGGGCATCTACGACACGCTGCCCGGGCTGATCATCCCGAAGCTCACCTTCGCGCTGCCGATGGCGATCTTCGTGCTCACCTCGTTCTTCCGCGAAATCCCCTTCGAGCTCGAGGAATCCGCGCTGATCGACGGCGCCACCCCGTTCCAGGCGTTCCGCAAGGTGATCCTGCCGCTGGCGGTGCCCGGCATCGCCACCACCGCGATCCTGGTGTTCATCTCGGTGTGGAACGAGTTCCTGCTCGCCGTCACCCTGACCTCCACGCCGACCTCCCGCACGGTGCCGGTGGCGATCGCGTTCTTCGCGGGCACCAACGAGTTCGAGCAACCCATCGGCACCATCAGCGCGGCCTCGGTGATCGTCACCCTCCCGCTGCTCCTGCTGGTGCTGCTGTTCCAGAAGCGCATCGTCGCCGGCCTAACCGCCGGAGCGATCAAAGGCTGA
- a CDS encoding PQQ-dependent sugar dehydrogenase, which translates to MIRRTCAVVAALMLALTPAAAAAEVKPVATGLDIPWGLAFLPDGSALFTQRDTGQIMSLKDGQVAEVQKVEDSEPTNGEGGLMGLAVSPQFESDQTVFVFYSTSEDNRIAKLRLGEAPQPILTGIEKNRYHNGGRLAFGPDGMLYAATGDAQDKPSAQDPNSLNGKILRMTTDGKPAPDNPFGDSLIYSLGHRNPQGLGWDDAGRLYSSELGDATWDEVNLIEGGKNYGWPECEGECGNDEFTDPLVTWPTRESSPSGLAVHDGNIYVAALRGQRLWQIPLNGDGSVGEPTALLAGEYGRLRTPVSAPDGTLWVTTSNQDNNGNPGPDDDQILSVTP; encoded by the coding sequence ATGATCCGTCGCACCTGCGCGGTCGTCGCCGCGCTCATGTTGGCCCTCACCCCGGCAGCCGCCGCGGCCGAGGTCAAGCCGGTGGCCACCGGCTTGGACATCCCGTGGGGACTGGCGTTCCTGCCCGACGGCTCGGCGCTGTTCACCCAGCGCGACACCGGGCAGATCATGTCCCTCAAGGACGGTCAGGTCGCCGAGGTGCAGAAGGTCGAGGACTCCGAGCCGACCAACGGCGAGGGCGGGCTGATGGGCCTGGCCGTGTCGCCGCAGTTCGAGTCCGACCAGACGGTGTTCGTCTTCTACAGCACCAGCGAGGACAACCGGATCGCGAAGCTGCGCCTGGGTGAGGCACCGCAGCCGATCCTGACCGGCATCGAGAAGAACCGCTACCACAACGGCGGCCGGCTGGCGTTCGGCCCGGACGGCATGCTCTACGCCGCCACCGGCGACGCCCAGGACAAGCCCAGCGCGCAGGACCCGAACTCGCTCAACGGCAAGATCCTGCGGATGACCACCGACGGGAAACCGGCCCCGGACAACCCGTTCGGCGACTCGCTGATCTACTCGCTGGGCCACCGCAACCCGCAGGGCCTGGGCTGGGACGACGCGGGCAGGCTGTACTCCTCGGAGCTCGGCGACGCGACCTGGGACGAGGTCAACCTGATCGAGGGCGGCAAGAACTACGGCTGGCCCGAGTGCGAGGGCGAGTGCGGCAACGACGAGTTCACCGACCCGCTGGTGACCTGGCCGACCCGCGAGTCCTCGCCCAGCGGCCTGGCGGTGCACGACGGCAACATCTACGTCGCGGCCCTGCGCGGCCAGCGCCTCTGGCAGATCCCGCTCAACGGCGACGGCTCGGTCGGTGAGCCGACCGCGCTGCTCGCCGGCGAGTACGGCCGCCTCCGCACGCCGGTCTCGGCCCCGGACGGCACCCTCTGGGTGACGACCTCCAACCAGGACAACAACGGAAACCCCGGCCCCGACGACGACCAGATCCTCAGCGTCACCCCGTAA
- a CDS encoding ThuA domain-containing protein, producing the protein MSKLRITVWNEGVHESTQDPAGMDEYYPDGIHGAIASGIREQLPDATVRTALLSDPEHGLPEEVLADTDVLLWWGHKAHGQVDDAVVDRVQRHVLGGMGLLVLHSGHFSKIFTRLLGTTCSLSWRNAAEREVVWTVDPTHPIAEGIPNPLVIPEQETYGEFFDIPAPDELIFISSFTGGEVFRSGVTFNRGKGRIFYFSPGDERYPVYNQPEIRRVLANGITWAARPGVDRTIPEVSNPPRDWYLES; encoded by the coding sequence GTGAGCAAGCTCCGCATCACCGTCTGGAACGAAGGCGTGCACGAGTCCACCCAGGACCCGGCCGGGATGGACGAGTACTACCCCGACGGCATCCACGGCGCGATCGCGTCCGGGATCCGCGAGCAGCTCCCGGACGCCACCGTGCGCACCGCCCTGCTCAGCGATCCCGAGCACGGGCTGCCGGAAGAGGTGCTGGCCGACACCGACGTCCTGCTGTGGTGGGGCCACAAGGCGCACGGCCAGGTCGACGACGCCGTGGTGGACCGGGTGCAGCGGCACGTGCTCGGCGGCATGGGCCTGCTGGTCCTGCACTCCGGGCACTTCTCCAAGATCTTCACCCGCCTGCTGGGCACCACCTGCTCGCTGAGCTGGCGCAACGCAGCCGAGCGCGAGGTGGTGTGGACGGTGGACCCGACGCACCCGATCGCCGAAGGGATCCCGAACCCGCTGGTGATCCCGGAGCAGGAGACCTACGGCGAGTTCTTCGACATCCCGGCCCCGGACGAACTGATCTTCATCAGCTCCTTCACCGGCGGCGAGGTCTTCCGCTCCGGAGTGACCTTCAACCGCGGCAAGGGCCGGATCTTCTACTTCAGCCCCGGCGACGAGCGCTACCCGGTCTACAACCAGCCGGAGATCAGGAGAGTCCTGGCCAACGGAATCACCTGGGCGGCCAGGCCCGGCGTCGACCGCACCATCCCCGAGGTCTCCAACCCGCCCCGGGACTGGTACCTCGAGAGCTGA
- a CDS encoding AraC family transcriptional regulator yields MDVLTGLLRGIRAESTLFRRAELPAPWSSNSPGEASLALCAVVRGHGWLLPGRGEPTLLEEGDVAISSEPFSVVSSLPSAERAADGHTVLLLGGYQLCSNSGRRLVDALPPLLVLPHDGCDPVLEFVAAEVASIKPGQDAVLERLLDWFLLCALRAWFDRPEALPSAWHRALSDPVVGLALQAMHEEPARPWTVASLAEHSGVSRATLARRFTALVGEPPLSYLTDWRMSLATELLAEPGATVSSVAKRVGYADGFGFSSAFKRARGISPSAVSAGRGPRSGRLCAPTHLPPQPAADGR; encoded by the coding sequence ATGGACGTGCTCACCGGTCTGCTCCGAGGTATCCGGGCCGAGAGCACCTTGTTCCGCCGAGCCGAACTGCCCGCACCGTGGTCGTCGAACTCTCCGGGAGAAGCGTCCCTGGCCCTCTGCGCCGTGGTCCGCGGTCACGGGTGGCTGCTGCCCGGCAGGGGCGAGCCGACGCTGCTGGAGGAAGGCGACGTCGCCATCTCGAGTGAACCGTTCTCCGTGGTCAGCAGCCTCCCGTCCGCCGAACGCGCGGCGGACGGCCACACCGTGCTCCTGCTCGGCGGTTACCAGCTGTGCAGCAACTCCGGCCGCCGGCTCGTGGACGCGCTGCCACCCCTGTTGGTCTTGCCACACGACGGTTGCGACCCCGTTCTCGAGTTCGTCGCCGCCGAGGTCGCCTCGATCAAGCCGGGCCAGGACGCCGTGCTCGAACGATTGCTGGACTGGTTCCTGCTGTGCGCGCTCCGCGCTTGGTTCGACCGCCCGGAGGCGCTCCCATCCGCTTGGCACCGGGCGCTCTCCGATCCGGTCGTCGGCCTCGCATTGCAGGCCATGCACGAAGAACCGGCCAGGCCGTGGACGGTCGCTTCGCTGGCCGAGCACTCCGGTGTTTCCCGGGCCACGCTGGCCAGGCGGTTCACCGCGCTGGTTGGTGAACCGCCGCTGTCCTACCTGACCGACTGGCGGATGTCGTTGGCGACCGAGCTGCTGGCCGAACCCGGCGCAACGGTCTCCTCGGTGGCCAAGCGCGTGGGCTACGCCGACGGCTTCGGCTTCAGCTCGGCGTTCAAACGCGCCAGGGGGATCAGTCCGAGCGCGGTCTCCGCAGGCCGGGGGCCTCGTTCCGGCCGGCTGTGCGCGCCGACGCACCTCCCGCCGCAGCCGGCAGCGGACGGCCGGTGA
- a CDS encoding RNA ligase family protein, with protein sequence MTFDLRSTDLSALNSLTKYPSIPTYHELDPSNGGLLDSVVEYSGQVIGTEKIDGTNARIISLPDGSYLLGSREELLYAKGDLIGNPAQGIVAALQPLAETIAPVTEDVIRVHYLEVYGGKVTAASKQYTGARTVGFRIFDAVVIGDYREIMALPPQKLSEWRDSGGQPFLTESELTGLAERDDVPLAPRLFSVDAAELPTELDKTRDFLGEHLPRTRSALDEGACGAAEGIVLRTADRSVIAKARFKDYDRTLKRRGGKR encoded by the coding sequence ATGACCTTCGACCTGCGGAGCACGGATCTCTCCGCGCTCAACTCGCTCACCAAGTACCCGTCCATCCCGACCTACCACGAGCTCGACCCGTCCAACGGCGGTCTGCTCGACTCCGTCGTCGAGTACTCGGGACAGGTGATCGGCACCGAGAAGATCGACGGCACCAACGCGCGGATCATCTCGTTGCCCGACGGCAGCTACCTGCTCGGCAGCCGGGAAGAACTCCTCTACGCCAAGGGAGATCTCATCGGCAACCCGGCACAGGGCATCGTGGCGGCCCTGCAGCCGCTGGCCGAGACGATCGCACCGGTCACCGAGGACGTCATCCGGGTGCACTACCTCGAGGTGTACGGCGGGAAGGTCACCGCGGCGAGCAAGCAGTACACCGGTGCGCGCACCGTGGGCTTCCGGATCTTCGACGCGGTCGTGATCGGCGACTACCGCGAGATCATGGCGCTGCCACCGCAGAAGCTGTCGGAGTGGCGGGATAGCGGTGGCCAGCCGTTCCTGACCGAATCCGAGCTGACCGGGCTCGCCGAGCGCGACGACGTGCCGCTCGCTCCGCGACTGTTCTCCGTGGACGCCGCCGAGCTTCCCACCGAACTCGACAAGACCCGCGACTTCCTCGGCGAGCACCTCCCTCGCACCCGCAGCGCGCTCGACGAAGGTGCCTGCGGTGCGGCGGAAGGAATCGTGCTGCGCACCGCGGACCGATCGGTGATCGCCAAAGCGCGCTTCAAGGACTACGACCGCACGCTGAAGCGCCGAGGCGGCAAGCGGTGA
- a CDS encoding NmrA family NAD(P)-binding protein, which yields MTGRTILVLGATGKTGRRVVARLRAAGEQVRAASRSADVRFDWADRSSWLAALSGATAVYLVVPEEVEPVAPFVELAVEAGVERFVVLSGRGADTYGDSAFGRSMIAAERAVRDSGADWTIMRPNNFNQNFDEDLFHAPVVAGRLALPIGDVPEPFVDAADVADVAAALLTEDGHAGQVYELSGPRALTFATAVESIATASGREVRFVELTSPEYLAELVAGGVPGEAAHALTAMFDLLRRGTLAEPTDGVQRVLGRAPRDFDSYVAAAAAAGAWA from the coding sequence ATGACGGGAAGAACGATCCTCGTGCTCGGTGCGACCGGCAAGACCGGACGACGTGTGGTCGCGCGGCTGCGCGCGGCGGGTGAGCAGGTGCGCGCGGCGTCCAGGTCCGCCGACGTGCGGTTCGACTGGGCCGACCGGTCCAGCTGGCTGGCGGCCCTGAGCGGCGCCACCGCGGTGTACCTGGTGGTGCCGGAGGAGGTCGAACCGGTGGCGCCCTTCGTCGAGCTGGCGGTGGAGGCGGGTGTCGAGCGGTTCGTGGTGCTGTCCGGTCGAGGTGCCGACACCTACGGGGACTCCGCCTTCGGGCGATCGATGATCGCGGCCGAGCGGGCGGTCCGGGACTCCGGTGCGGACTGGACGATCATGCGGCCGAACAACTTCAACCAGAACTTCGACGAGGACCTGTTCCACGCGCCGGTCGTGGCCGGGCGGCTGGCCCTGCCCATCGGTGATGTCCCGGAGCCGTTCGTCGACGCGGCCGACGTGGCGGACGTCGCAGCCGCGTTGCTGACCGAGGACGGCCACGCGGGTCAGGTCTACGAGCTCTCCGGTCCACGGGCGCTGACCTTCGCGACGGCGGTCGAGTCGATCGCAACGGCATCGGGGCGCGAGGTCCGATTCGTCGAGCTGACCTCGCCGGAGTACCTGGCGGAACTGGTCGCCGGAGGTGTTCCGGGAGAGGCGGCGCACGCCTTGACCGCGATGTTCGACCTGCTGCGCCGGGGCACGCTCGCGGAGCCGACCGATGGGGTCCAGCGCGTGCTCGGCCGAGCGCCGCGCGACTTCGACTCCTACGTCGCCGCGGCTGCAGCAGCGGGTGCGTGGGCTTGA